ACTATCTATTCCCATCGTCCCCGGTCGTCTCTGTGATTATCACGAAGCGATCTTACGATCCGGCCGACCACTCTATCAAGCTGAGGTTTGAAAAAATATCCCAAAACAACTCCGACAAGAATCCAGAAAATCATTATGCATCCTCCCTGACAATTTCGATCTTGATTCCATCTTTTGTTTCGATGATCTCGTTCGGCGGGATGACGACCCTAAGGACGCCGTTTATGAAGGTTGCCTTTACTTTTTCCCGATCGTACTTATCTTCGGGAACAAAATAGCGCTGTGCCTCAATCGCTTTGAGTTTCAAGCGTCGTTTGAAATAATGCACTTCCCCTTCAGGCTCAAGGTTCGGGCTCTCTGCCGAGAAGATCATATAATCGCCTTGAAAACGAAGATCCAGATCTTCTTCCCGAAATCCCGCAAGTGCGAATTCAAGAACCATGCTTTTATCGGCTGTAATGTAGACGTTAACGGGAGGATATGAGTAAGAAGGGTAAAAATCGACCTTCTCATTCCAACCGCGTTTCATCTCCTCCTGAAACGACTCGCCAAAGTTACGAGTGGCTTCAAAGACCTCATCGAGTATCTGTCCGAGATCAATGACGAAATTCTCTTTCATACGTCACCTCTCATTGAGCGTGATATCGGTCCCTCATACGAGGCGACCAGAACAAAATAGTCCCAAACGGCGGCTATCGTTCAT
This sequence is a window from Sediminispirochaeta bajacaliforniensis DSM 16054. Protein-coding genes within it:
- a CDS encoding Hsp20/alpha crystallin family protein — its product is MKENFVIDLGQILDEVFEATRNFGESFQEEMKRGWNEKVDFYPSYSYPPVNVYITADKSMVLEFALAGFREEDLDLRFQGDYMIFSAESPNLEPEGEVHYFKRRLKLKAIEAQRYFVPEDKYDREKVKATFINGVLRVVIPPNEIIETKDGIKIEIVREDA